In one window of Carassius auratus strain Wakin chromosome 28, ASM336829v1, whole genome shotgun sequence DNA:
- the LOC113047597 gene encoding uncharacterized protein LOC113047597, whose amino-acid sequence MGLPDAHLELEVAKAITETGPTYGRKMMKGYLAMKGVYAAETRIGSVLRTMHQPYHEARRQGARNLNPIPYQADYMGQKVHMDQNEKLAMFGVTHVLAIDGYSKKIVAHSTMPIKNNLAIYEDVFRPAVLAYGMWDQVRVDHGKEFYLTLFMQELLSSHRHNQERRPYLQTSSTKNHIVERIWPEVNNRVNYPLKTALMGLVDQEEIDMNDSLVRYCVSNLTGRLCEIGLTRLVESWNAHRIPGKGTPNDLAGRGCPKKIHQELLPHSAEAADLYSQQLGSSLTRHSTFGVDPFSNEQDKITVENQFAEHYSDISELYSRAVNNDFAPYKQALLCLITTTQCNV is encoded by the exons ATGGGGCTCCCTGACGCACATTTGGAGTTGGAGGTGGCAAAAGCTATAACCGAG acTGGACCTACATATGGAAGAAAGATGATGAAGGGTTATCTCGCTATGAAAGGAGTGTATGCTGCAGAGACACGAATTGGATCAGTGCTCAGAACCATGCATCAGCCATACCATGAAGCAAGACGTCAG GGTGCCCGCAATCTCAACCCCATACCATATCAAGCTGATTACATGGGTCAAAAGGTTCATATGGACCAAAACGAAAAACTGGCTATGTTTGGGGTTACCCATGTTTTAGCCATCGATGGCTACAGCAAAAAGATTGTTGCTCATTCTACAATGCCTATAAAAAACAACCTTGCCATCTATGAAGATGTTTTCAG GCCTGCAGTCCTTGCCTATGGTATGTGGGACCAGGTACGAGTAGATCATGGCAAGGAGTTTTATTTGACACTTTTCATGCAGGAGCTGCTGTCATCTCACCGCCATAATCAGGAGCGAAGGCCATATTTACAGACTTCATCCACAAAG AATCATATAGTTGAACGAATCTGGCCTGAAGTCAACAATCGTGTCAACTATCCACTGAAGACAGCACTTATGGGGTTGGTGGATCAAGAGGAAATAGACATGAACGACAGCCTTGTGAGATATTGTGTGTCCAACCTTACTGGCCGCTTGTGTGAGATTGGTCTTACAAGGCTGGTGGAGTCATGGAATGCTCATAGAATTCCAG GTAAAGGAACACCAAATGACTTGGCTGGCCGTGGGTGTCCCAAAAAAATCCATCAGGAACTGTTGCCTCATTCAGCTGAAGCAGCAGACCTTTACAGCCAACAGCTGGGATCATCACTGACCAGGCATTCAACTTTTGGAGTGGATCCATTTTCAAATGAACAGGACAAGATTACAGTTGAGAACCAGTTTGCCGAGCATTATTCAGACATTTCAGAATTGTACTCTAGAGCAGTGAACAATGACTTTGCCCCATACAAACAGGCATTGCTCTGTCTTATAACCACAACTCAGTGCAATGTGTGA